From the Ammoniphilus sp. CFH 90114 genome, the window AAAAACGGGGTACAGTTTACCTATGCTCCTCAAACGGTATTATATAGTGTATTGAATGGAGTGTTGATTCCCACTTCTTTTGTCGTTTATCTTTATGCACTGTCAAAAGGAGAGATCAGCCGAGTCGTGATGGCGACGGCCACTTACCCCATCATTGCTATTCTTTTTGCTGTATTTGCCTTTAATGAATCCGTGAGTTTGTCTCAATGGATTGGGATCGTATGTACGATTTTTGGAATTTTTCTCGTTATGAAGTAAAATAAAGGACAAGATCGATGGTAAGGAAGGTACGATGGCTATGGAAGAACGGCTACAAAAGGTAATGGCAGCAAGGGGAGTAACTTCAAGGCGTAAATGCGAAGAATTAATTTTAGCAGGAAGAGTAAAGGTCAATGGACAAGTAGTTGATCAACTCGGGTATAAAGTAGAAGAAGAGAGCGACCAAATTGAGG encodes:
- a CDS encoding EamA family transporter — encoded protein: MFYLSLLFATVVWGLNVIIDKQALRTGHPIEVNFITTMTTALVVCVYFGLAKKNGVQFTYAPQTVLYSVLNGVLIPTSFVVYLYALSKGEISRVVMATATYPIIAILFAVFAFNESVSLSQWIGIVCTIFGIFLVMK